The Porphyrobacter sp. LM 6 sequence CCCGTGCGATCATTCCTGCCGTCGATACGGACGATGCCTTTCAACCGGGCAGTCGAGACAACGGGCCTGATCGCACAGCCGGCAAGTCGCAACCCCCCGAGGGGATCGCACAGTAGAGACGACAGGATGGAGTCGGCCGCGCGCTCCAATGCGCCGCGATCCTCAACTGAAACCTTGCTGAGTAGCTCCGCCACAGCGGCGTTACGGAGGCCAAGCAACTTAGTTCTCTCTACTTGGCCGAGGGCGGTTAAAGTAACGTGAGCCACACGACGGTCAGAAGTCGATTGCGACTTCGCTACGAGTTTCTGATCCTCCAGCCTCTCGACGACGCGGACGGCGCCTGCGTGTGACAGTCGAAGGACTTGGCGGACCTGTCCGATCGACATGCCCGGCGCGTGACCGATAGCGATGAGAGCGGCAGCGGTCTCGCCACCAGCGCTGAAAGCCTCGCCGATCGCTATACGCACTCGATCCGCTACCGCTTGCGAAAGCGCGCCGAAAATGTTGATCAAGCGATCAGAGGGTTCATCCATCATCGCAACTCATTCGATATATGCGTCGCGCATACGATATCGAGTGAGTGTTGTCGAGCCGTCCCACGGGCAGGCTACAGAACTGCCAAGCCGCTAGAGCGCTACTATAGGAGTTCACAACCGTCGCCAGGTTGTCCCTGTAGGTCCATCCTCCAACGCGATACCCAAGTCTGTGAGTTCTGCGCGGATCCGGTCCGCCTCGGCGAAATCCTTTCGGCTCTTCGCGTCCGTGCGAGCGTCGATCAGACGGGCGACGTGATCTGATTCCCCACTAGGCCCGTCTAAAAAGAAGCGAAACCAACGTTCACGTCTCGAAAACAGCCCAAGGAGCATGCCGCTCGCAATGAGCGATTTCGGGTCATCGATCGCGACCAACTTTGAGAGCGCCAGCGGCGTGTTCAGGTCGTCGGCAAGGGCGTCGACGACAGCTTGATTGCAGTCATCGATGCCGAGTTC is a genomic window containing:
- a CDS encoding MarR family winged helix-turn-helix transcriptional regulator, translating into MMDEPSDRLINIFGALSQAVADRVRIAIGEAFSAGGETAAALIAIGHAPGMSIGQVRQVLRLSHAGAVRVVERLEDQKLVAKSQSTSDRRVAHVTLTALGQVERTKLLGLRNAAVAELLSKVSVEDRGALERAADSILSSLLCDPLGGLRLAGCAIRPVVSTARLKGIVRIDGRNDRTGIHFEVLSRLYSAGARRPGSAFRAAKPMTMVSVIRR